One Flavobacterium cerinum genomic window, GTGTGGTAATGTATAAAATGTTGGCCGATATTCAGGAAAATCAACCGGATTATAACCTGACACCGGAGACGTTTTATATGGGAATTGTACCGTATTTAGGGTTTTTAATCACATTAGGTTCTTGCTATCGACTGGCTAAGTTTAACATCGATACCCGTCAGACAGACTCTTTTATTGGTTTGCCAACACCGGCTAATGCTTTATTTATTATGAGCTTGCCGATGATCTTATTCGATAACCAGTTTGAAGCGCTTTCCAACTTATTGAGCAATCCTTATGTTTTAGTTGGTATCAGTTTGTTCAGTGCTTATATTTTAAATGCTGAAATTCCGTTGTTTTCGTTGAAAGTAAAATATTTCAGCTGGGCGAACAATAAAACTCAGGTGATATTTATGTTGATATCAGCGCTGTTTTTAGTATTCTTCCAATATTTAGGTATACCAATGATTATCTTGTTTTATGTGTTACTTTCTGTAATT contains:
- a CDS encoding CDP-alcohol phosphatidyltransferase family protein is translated as MSIKKHIPNVITLLNLSAGIFALIHAFNGNYNEAFSCVCVGIFFDFWDGFVARLLKVQSPLGVQLDSLADMVTSGVVPGVVMYKMLADIQENQPDYNLTPETFYMGIVPYLGFLITLGSCYRLAKFNIDTRQTDSFIGLPTPANALFIMSLPMILFDNQFEALSNLLSNPYVLVGISLFSAYILNAEIPLFSLKVKYFSWANNKTQVIFMLISALFLVFFQYLGIPMIILFYVLLSVITNKMGTNNGSPYKAN